The following coding sequences are from one Paenibacillus tundrae window:
- the purL gene encoding phosphoribosylformylglycinamidine synthase subunit PurL: MTQQLSAKEPTAEQVAEHKLYAQMGVSDSEYELICEFMGRKPNYTEIGVFSVMWSEHCAYKNSKPLLRRFPTSGPRVLMGPGEGAGIVDIGDNQAVVFKIESHNHPSAVEPYQGAATGVGGIIRDIFSMGARPVALLNSLRFGKLESDRVKYLFEHVVAGIAGYGNCIGIPTVAGEVMFDESYEGNPLVNAMCVGLIDHDKIQRGVAKGVGNPVYYVGPPTGRDGIHGATFASVELTEESESQRTAVQVGDPFMEKLVMESCLELIDTGIVLGIQDMGAAGLTCSSAEMASKAGNGLELYLDQVPQREEGMTPYEMMLSESQERMLFVVEPKDEAQAMEIFERWGVICAKVGKVTDDGRLKLIHHGEVVGDMPVTALVDECPVYDKPSSVPAYYEASASIDTLRYDEVSDLGGALKQVLASPTVASKKWVYDQYDYMVRTSTAVRPGSDAAVVTIRGTRKGLAMTTDCNGRYVYLDPEVGGRIAVSEAARNIVCSGAEPLAITDNLNFGNPEKPDIFWQMEKAVDGMAEACRVLDTPVIGGNVSLYNENAKGSIYPTPVVGMVGLVHDTDHITTQAFKSEGDVIILLGDTKAELGGSELQYAVHGQTEGRPPELNLQTEKVLLSTVLEAIQSGLVRSAHDLSEGGLAVALAESCISGNVGAQVNVETTLRGDHALFSESQSRILLSASPEQAGKLEAFVRERGVPVAVIGRVEGSNLTIELNGRSAVNEPVGGLTQVWEDAIPCLMN; this comes from the coding sequence ATGACGCAGCAGCTATCCGCTAAGGAACCGACAGCAGAACAGGTCGCAGAACATAAACTTTACGCCCAAATGGGTGTGTCGGACAGTGAATATGAGCTGATCTGTGAATTCATGGGACGTAAGCCAAACTACACAGAGATTGGTGTTTTCAGTGTAATGTGGTCTGAACACTGTGCATACAAAAACTCCAAACCACTCTTGCGTCGCTTTCCAACAAGTGGCCCGCGTGTCCTGATGGGACCGGGTGAGGGTGCGGGTATCGTCGATATCGGGGATAACCAAGCCGTTGTTTTCAAAATTGAAAGCCATAACCACCCTTCCGCGGTTGAGCCTTACCAAGGCGCAGCGACAGGTGTTGGCGGCATTATCCGTGATATTTTCTCCATGGGTGCTAGACCTGTGGCATTGCTGAACTCCCTACGTTTCGGCAAGCTGGAGAGCGATCGCGTTAAATATTTGTTCGAGCATGTCGTAGCTGGTATTGCGGGATATGGTAACTGTATCGGTATTCCTACGGTTGCGGGTGAAGTTATGTTTGACGAGAGCTACGAAGGTAACCCATTGGTTAATGCCATGTGTGTGGGTCTCATTGATCACGATAAAATTCAGCGCGGTGTAGCTAAGGGTGTAGGTAACCCAGTGTATTATGTTGGGCCGCCAACAGGCCGTGATGGAATTCACGGAGCAACCTTTGCTTCGGTTGAATTGACTGAAGAATCCGAATCCCAACGTACAGCGGTTCAAGTCGGTGATCCATTCATGGAGAAACTGGTTATGGAATCCTGTCTGGAATTGATCGATACAGGCATCGTGCTGGGTATTCAGGATATGGGCGCTGCGGGCTTAACATGTTCGAGTGCGGAGATGGCAAGTAAAGCAGGCAATGGTCTGGAATTGTATCTGGATCAGGTGCCACAGCGTGAAGAAGGCATGACTCCTTACGAAATGATGCTGTCTGAGTCTCAGGAGCGTATGTTGTTCGTAGTAGAGCCGAAGGATGAAGCACAGGCGATGGAAATCTTCGAACGCTGGGGTGTTATCTGTGCCAAGGTTGGTAAAGTTACGGATGACGGCCGTCTGAAACTGATCCACCATGGCGAAGTGGTTGGTGATATGCCAGTAACGGCACTGGTTGACGAATGTCCGGTGTATGATAAGCCATCTTCTGTACCTGCGTACTATGAAGCTAGTGCTTCCATCGACACGCTTCGTTACGACGAAGTGTCGGATCTCGGTGGTGCGTTGAAACAAGTGCTCGCTTCGCCAACGGTGGCAAGTAAGAAGTGGGTCTATGATCAATACGATTACATGGTGCGTACAAGCACAGCCGTTCGTCCAGGTTCAGATGCAGCGGTGGTAACAATCCGTGGAACACGCAAAGGTCTCGCGATGACAACGGATTGCAACGGACGTTATGTATATCTTGATCCAGAAGTGGGCGGAAGAATTGCGGTAAGTGAAGCTGCGCGTAACATTGTATGTTCTGGTGCAGAGCCACTCGCGATTACGGACAACCTGAACTTCGGTAACCCGGAGAAACCGGATATTTTCTGGCAGATGGAAAAAGCTGTAGACGGTATGGCTGAAGCTTGTCGCGTATTGGATACACCAGTCATCGGCGGTAACGTAAGTTTGTACAATGAAAACGCCAAAGGCTCCATCTACCCAACGCCAGTTGTCGGTATGGTAGGCCTCGTTCATGATACGGATCATATCACGACACAAGCATTCAAATCCGAAGGAGATGTCATCATTCTCCTCGGTGACACGAAAGCCGAACTGGGCGGCAGCGAGCTGCAATACGCCGTTCATGGTCAGACAGAAGGCCGTCCACCAGAGCTGAACTTGCAGACTGAAAAAGTGTTGCTTAGCACCGTGCTCGAAGCGATTCAATCCGGACTTGTTCGTTCAGCACATGACTTGTCTGAAGGTGGTCTAGCAGTTGCACTGGCTGAGTCTTGCATTAGCGGTAACGTAGGTGCACAAGTGAACGTGGAAACTACACTGCGTGGCGATCATGCACTCTTCAGTGAAAGCCAATCCCGTATTCTGCTATCGGCTTCGCCGGAGCAAGCAGGTAAGCTTGAAGCGTTTGTTCGTGAACGCGGTGTACCTGTAGCTGTGATCGGACGTGTAGAAGGAAGTAATCTTACGATTGAATTGAACGGAAGATCAGCTGTGAACGAACCCGTAGGAGGTTTGACTCAGGTCTGGGAGGATGCGATTCCATGTCTCATGAACTGA
- a CDS encoding phosphoribosylaminoimidazolesuccinocarboxamide synthase, which yields MALSTAADLVEAPLLYKGKVRELYDLGEHFLIVVTDRISAFDYVLEPAVPEKGNVLNKLSSYWFELTGDMMDNHVVHTDVNRLGDVVTDPNLLKDRIMVTRKAERIDIECVVRGYITGGGWRQYEKSGEVNGITLPEGLRKNAKLDSPIFTPAAKNDVGHDEDIPMDRMKELVGDALAIELQEKSLRLYEFARDYCDQRGIILADCKFEFGMVDGKVILIDEIFTPDASRFWAKENYALDIEIDSMDKEPVRTYLAGTDWDKNSQPDPLPEQVVEATTARYVDIYNRLTSSV from the coding sequence ATGGCGTTGTCCACTGCGGCGGATCTCGTTGAAGCTCCTTTGTTATATAAAGGAAAAGTACGTGAATTGTACGATCTGGGTGAACATTTTTTGATCGTGGTTACAGACCGAATCTCTGCCTTTGACTATGTATTAGAACCTGCGGTTCCTGAGAAGGGCAATGTGCTCAATAAGCTAAGTAGTTACTGGTTTGAGCTGACGGGCGATATGATGGACAATCACGTCGTTCATACAGATGTAAATCGATTGGGTGACGTTGTAACTGACCCTAATCTGCTCAAAGATCGCATCATGGTTACCCGCAAAGCGGAGCGTATCGATATCGAATGCGTCGTACGTGGATATATCACCGGGGGCGGTTGGAGACAATATGAGAAAAGCGGTGAGGTCAACGGCATTACACTGCCGGAAGGACTTCGCAAAAACGCGAAGCTGGATTCTCCCATTTTCACGCCAGCAGCCAAAAACGACGTTGGGCATGACGAAGACATTCCAATGGATCGCATGAAGGAACTGGTTGGAGACGCGCTGGCCATCGAGCTTCAGGAGAAAAGCCTGCGCTTGTACGAATTCGCTCGTGATTACTGTGATCAGCGAGGTATCATTCTGGCAGATTGCAAGTTTGAATTCGGTATGGTGGATGGCAAAGTCATTCTGATTGACGAAATCTTTACGCCAGACGCTTCCCGCTTCTGGGCTAAAGAAAACTATGCGCTTGATATCGAAATCGACAGTATGGACAAAGAACCGGTTCGTACGTATCTTGCTGGTACAGATTGGGATAAAAACAGCCAGCCAGATCCATTACCTGAACAGGTTGTGGAGGCGACAACTGCAAGATACGTCGATATCTATAATCGTTTAACAAGTAGTGTTTGA
- the purS gene encoding phosphoribosylformylglycinamidine synthase subunit PurS yields MIKATVYVTIKQSVLDPQGVAVQGALHSMGFNEVESVRIGKVMELNLDTTDRAEAEKRLKVMCEKLLANTVVEDYRYELEG; encoded by the coding sequence ATGATTAAAGCAACCGTATATGTCACTATTAAGCAAAGCGTACTCGACCCGCAAGGCGTAGCAGTTCAAGGAGCCCTTCATTCGATGGGATTCAATGAAGTTGAAAGTGTACGGATTGGTAAAGTCATGGAACTGAACCTGGATACGACAGATCGTGCAGAAGCGGAGAAACGATTGAAAGTGATGTGTGAGAAGCTGCTCGCGAACACCGTTGTTGAAGATTACCGCTACGAATTGGAGGGTTAA
- the purQ gene encoding phosphoribosylformylglycinamidine synthase subunit PurQ, which yields MKFAVLVFPGSNCDIDCYKAVEDAIGQEVDYVWHTATDLSAYDCILVPGGFSYGDYLRCGAISRFAPVMNEVAKAAEEGKYILGICNGFQILTEAGLLPGALIRNTSLKFRCHDTVLKVANADTPFTRDYTQGAEIIIPIAHGEGNYYCDDATLASLQANNQIVFTYGSNPNGSLGDIAGISNIGGNVVGMMPHPERAVDSLLGSEDGKRMFTSILKAWRDKHDAAAIR from the coding sequence ATGAAATTTGCAGTTCTTGTGTTCCCTGGCTCCAACTGCGACATCGACTGTTACAAGGCAGTAGAAGACGCGATTGGACAAGAGGTTGATTATGTATGGCACACGGCTACAGATCTATCGGCTTATGATTGCATTCTGGTTCCAGGTGGTTTCTCGTATGGTGACTACCTGCGTTGCGGCGCCATTTCCCGTTTCGCACCTGTAATGAACGAGGTAGCCAAAGCTGCTGAAGAAGGTAAATATATTTTGGGCATTTGTAACGGATTCCAGATCCTGACTGAAGCTGGTTTGCTTCCAGGGGCATTGATCCGTAATACATCTCTGAAATTCCGTTGCCATGATACCGTATTGAAAGTAGCCAATGCAGATACACCATTTACACGTGACTATACGCAAGGCGCAGAGATTATTATTCCAATTGCGCACGGTGAAGGAAACTATTATTGCGATGATGCGACACTTGCAAGCTTGCAAGCGAACAACCAAATCGTATTTACGTATGGTAGCAATCCGAATGGTTCCCTTGGTGATATCGCGGGAATCAGTAATATCGGCGGAAACGTGGTCGGCATGATGCCGCATCCAGAGCGCGCAGTAGATTCATTGCTCGGCTCAGAAGACGGCAAACGTATGTTTACATCTATTTTGAAAGCATGGAGGGATAAGCATGACGCAGCAGCTATCCGCTAA